A window of Rhizobium oryzihabitans contains these coding sequences:
- a CDS encoding MucR family transcriptional regulator, whose translation MTRKTQKRGSHRPTERRLRTRLRAVIEKQREYIGELSELMRQEQSLIAELDHTPPRADELQNFDTAARRKAHDTLTQYIVKLTQLRDYTKDFLTVIDELDDLDSRPRLLPVRDVDTATTSDHITSLLDGSQFQILTRSLVGYEITADDYRRLFGLPDEYLLWTKKVQDTRRGVVLKHRVWDKRRVSKGHDDDEG comes from the coding sequence ATGACGCGGAAGACGCAGAAGCGCGGTAGCCATCGTCCCACTGAGAGGCGATTGCGAACGCGTTTACGAGCAGTCATCGAGAAGCAGCGTGAGTACATCGGTGAGTTGTCGGAGCTTATGCGTCAGGAGCAGTCATTGATTGCCGAGCTGGACCATACCCCGCCTCGTGCAGATGAACTCCAAAATTTCGATACCGCCGCCCGGCGCAAAGCGCACGACACGCTCACTCAGTACATCGTCAAGCTCACTCAGCTCCGAGATTACACCAAAGATTTTCTCACCGTGATCGATGAACTGGATGACCTCGACAGCCGCCCTCGCCTTCTGCCCGTGAGAGATGTCGATACCGCGACTACCAGCGATCACATCACCAGCTTGCTTGATGGCTCCCAGTTTCAGATCCTGACGCGCAGTCTCGTCGGCTATGAGATTACGGCCGACGATTATCGCAGGCTGTTTGGCCTGCCAGATGAATATTTGCTTTGGACCAAGAAGGTCCAAGACACGCGGCGTGGCGTCGTCCTGAAACATCGGGTGTGGGATAAGAGGCGCGTTAGCAAAGGCCACGACGATGATGAAGGCTGA